The following DNA comes from Ornithinimicrobium avium.
CGAGCGGGCCCGTGACCTGATGGACCGGCGACCCGGCGCGCCGCTGGGCTGAGCCGGAGCTCGGTCCGGGACGGTCAGACCGGTCGGCTCCCTCCCGCCCGGACCCAGGCCTCGACCTCGTCGGCGGTGCGCGGCAGCATGGCGGAGAGGTTGCGGTTGCCGTCGGCGGTGATCACCACGTCGTCCTCGATCCGCACCCCGATGCCGCGCAGCTCCTCGGGCACGAGGAGGTCGTCGGACTTGAAGTACAGTCCCGGCTCCACGGTGAGGACCATGCCCTCGCGCAGCTCCGCCTCGACGTAGTCCTCCCGCAGCGCCAGCGCGCAGTCGTGGACGTCGATGCCCAGGTGGTGGCTGGTCCCGTGGACCATCCAGCGCCGGTGGAACTGACCCTCCTCGGCGTCGAGGGTCTGCTCCAGCGTGACACCCTCCGGCAGCAGCCCCCACTCCAGCAGGTGGCGGGCGATCACCTCGATCGCCGCGGCGTGCACGTCCTTGAACCGGTTGCCCGGCCGCGCGGCCGCCAGGCCCGCCTCCTGCGCCTCCAGGACCGCCTCGTAGACCTTGCGCTGAGCCGGGGAGAAGGTGCCGTCCACCGGCACCGTGCGAGTGACGTCGGCGGTGTAGAGCGAGTCCGTCTCCACGCCGGCGTCCAGGAGCAGCAGCTCGCCCTCCCGGAGCTCGCCGGTGTTGCGGATCCAGTGCAGGGTGGTGGCGTGCTCGCCGGCGGCCGCGATGGAGTCGTAGCCGACCCCGTTGCCCGCGTGCCGGGCGTGCAGGCCGAACACGCCCTCCACCCATCGCTCCCCGCGTCCGCGGCGCACCGCCTCGGGCAGCTCGGCGACGACGGCGTCGAAGG
Coding sequences within:
- a CDS encoding aminopeptidase P family protein, translating into MSEKQHKAEHRNRPSGEAFRAFMGGGWAPRSSGLPELTEAARYAARRRAAVSAAHPGVRVVVPAGGLKIRSNDTDYVFRPHSAFANLTGLGADREPDAVLVLEPRVTGDGEPDGHDAVLYFYPLADRDTEEFFADSRVGEFWVGPRPTLASAEAELGVATRHLDELPDALAKDAGPGGLGLLVVRDADREVAALVDQVRGQAGLTTDEASVSAAQEQDQELARLLSTQRLVKDDWEVRQMVEAVEVTAVAFDAVVAELPEAVRRGRGERWVEGVFGLHARHAGNGVGYDSIAAAGEHATTLHWIRNTGELREGELLLLDAGVETDSLYTADVTRTVPVDGTFSPAQRKVYEAVLEAQEAGLAAARPGNRFKDVHAAAIEVIARHLLEWGLLPEGVTLEQTLDAEEGQFHRRWMVHGTSHHLGIDVHDCALALREDYVEAELREGMVLTVEPGLYFKSDDLLVPEELRGIGVRIEDDVVITADGNRNLSAMLPRTADEVEAWVRAGGSRPV